The following are encoded in a window of Drosophila simulans strain w501 chromosome 3L, Prin_Dsim_3.1, whole genome shotgun sequence genomic DNA:
- the LOC6734400 gene encoding disco-interacting protein 2 isoform X3, with protein MEHTASLPGYVREKLAELDLELSEGDITQKGYEKKRAKLLQPFLKKPEGDKVKSTPPPPYYNVKNANNSTNHGNINNDGVIVSSEGYSYVTEVPSLSSSQQRHSKKIDFHQPAAMSLSSTPQSGNAGAPGYENMRPQGGAVGDPGYQNTREPSAFQNQQSTNNSQHRQRRTQRKVTHNEKRYHSEVRQEAVQQALAALKGRPKPSLPMPSKRTSVLNRSPGCNDELDSSTDDESIPEETISPDKEYNYPRDHISNSILPPEPIIKPPIRESSMGSQQHARPDVKQNQIPNQKYTAPNSAPERRPPQNLPPLPTSEPLSSDCPPIAYKRENDFSDKAFKQKQYNAPDITQFNNAHRAADRVTRYVNVSQNELNETDANGKWKVSAKIQQLLNTLKRPKRRPLPEFYEDNDIELEIAANTKDPNAPKPEGSTMTPVQGEQLSIPAGLPRTLECALQRYGTNSFKSPMATVLDPNGKITTTLTYGKLLSRAQKIAHALSTKIFSKGPEQVTLKPGDRVALVYPNNDPLSFITAWYGCMFRGLVPLPIELPLSSSDTPPQQVGFLLSSCGITVALTSEACLKGLPKSTTTGEIAKLKGWPRLQWFVTEHLPKPPKEFNVGNLRADDSAAAYIEYTTDKEGSVMGVTVTRAAMINHCRALTMACHYTEGETIVCVLDFKREVGLWHSVLTSVLNGMHVIFIPYALMKLRPSSWMQLITKHRASCCLVKSRDLHWGLLATKDHKDISLSSLRMLLVADGANPWSLSSCDQFLSVFQAKGLRSDAICPCASSSEVFTVSLRRPGRGSCGFSPSATGRGVLSMAALSHGVVRVDSEDSLTSLTLQDCGQVMPAAQMVVVRSEGPPVLCKTDQVGEICVTSGSTSASYFGLDGMTNSTFKVQPLLEELEQPKDGNGTVNIISKPIGEDFYVRSGLLGFLGPGGLVFVCGSRDGLMTVTGRKHNADDIIATVLAVEPMRFIYRGRIAVFSIKVLRDERVCVIAEQRPDCSEEESFQWMSRVLQAVDSIHQVGIYCLALVPPNHLPKTPLGGIHLCEARRRFLEGSLHPANVLMCPHTCVTNLPKPRELHQDTGVGPASVMVGNLVQGNRLAEAHGRDVGLAEDCERKPQLITGVLRWRANTSPDHIIFTLLNSKGAIAKTLTCSELHKRAEKIAALLQERGRIEPGDHVALIFPPGLDLLCAFYGCLYLGAIPITIRPPHPQNLNTTLPTVRMIVDVSKSGIVLSIQPIIKLLKSREAATSIDPKTWPPILDIDDNPKRKYAGIATVSFDSSAYLDFSVSTCGRLSGVNITHRSLSSLCASLKLACELYPSRHVALCLDPYCGLGFVMWTLIGVYSGHHSILIAPYEVEANPSLWLSTLSQHRVRDTFCSYGVIELCTKALSNSIPSLKQRNIDLRCVRTCVVVAEERPRVQLTQQFCKLFQALGLNTRCVSTSFGCRVNPAICVQGASSAESAQVYVDMRALRNNRVALVERGAPNSLCVIESGKLLPGVKVIIANPETKGHCGDSHLGEIWVQAPHNANGYFTIYGDETDYNDHFNAKLVTGATSELYARTGYLGFLRRTECSQSASLLDETTPSVASRDSDTESLNSISQLQLNFSNVSLGGNSEHSLVGGASNADQELHDAVYVVGAVDEVISLRGMNYHPIDIENSVMRCHKKIAECAVFTWTNLLVVVVELDGNESEALDLVPLVTNTVLEDHQLIVGVVVVVDPGVVPINSRGEKQRMHLRDGFLADQLDPIYVAYNM; from the exons ATGGAGCACACTGCCTCGCTGCCTGGCTACGTCCGCGAGAAGCTCGCCGAACTGGACTTAGAGCTGTCGGAAG GTGACATTACGCAGAAAGGCTACGAAAAGAAGAGGGCGAAGCTGTTGCAGCCGTTCCTTAAAAAGCCAGAAG GCGACAAAGTGAAAAGTACGCCGCCACCGCCATACTACAACGTTAAAAATGCCAACAACAGCACCAACCACGGAAACATCAATAACGACGGCGTCATTGTGTCCAGCGAGGGCTACAGCTATGTGACTGAAGTGCCCTCCCTCTCCTCCTCGCAGCAAAGACATTCCAAAAAAATCGACTTCCATCAGCCAGCCGCCATGAGCTTGTCATCGACACCTCAGAGCGGAAATGCTGGGGCTCCCGGCTACGAAAATATGCGACCGCAGGGTGGAGCAGTCGGCGATCCCGGGTATCAGAACACTCGCGAGCCAAGTGCTTTTCAGAACCAACAGTCAACTAATAATAGTCAGCATCGTCAACGACGCACACAGCGCAAAGTAACGCACAATGAGAAGCGTTATCATTCTG AAGTACGACAAGAGGCTGTGCAACAGGCCCTTGCAGCTCTCAAGGGACGACCAAAACCCAGCCTTCCAATGCCATCGAAGCGCACATCTGTATTAAACCGAAGCCCTGGGTGCAATGATGAGCTGGACTCATCGACGGATGACGAATCCATACCCGAGGAGACAATTTCCCCCGACAAGGAGTACAATTATCCGCGGGATCATATAAGCAATAGCATACTGCCACCAGAACCGATAATTAAACCTCCAATTCGTGAATCATCGATGGGTTCACAGCAGCATGCGAGGCCAGACGTAAAACAGAACCAAATTCCAAATCAGAAGTATACGGCACCGAATAGCGCTCCAGAAAGGCGACCACCGCAAAACTTACCTCCACTT CCAACTTCAGAACCTTTAAGTTCGGACTGTCCGCCGATTGCATACAAGCGAGAGAATGACTTTTCGGACAAAgcgtttaaacaaaaacaat ACAACGCTCCCGACATCACACAGTTTAATAATGCTCATCGTGCTGCGGATCGAGTGACTCGATATGTTAATGTTTCTCAAAATGAACTGAACGAGACAGATGCCaatggaaagtggaaagtatCGGCTAAGATTCAGCAACTGCTTAACACCCTTAAAAGACCTAAGCGTCGCCCACTACCGGAGTTCTATGAGGATAACGACATTGAACTGGAGATTGCTGCCAATACGAAGGATCCCAATGCTCCCAAACCGGAGGGCAGCACAATGACTCCTGTGCAAGGCGAGCAGCTATCCATACCTGCAGGACTTCCAAGAACGCTCGAATGCGCACTCCAACGATATGGCACAAACTCGTTTAAAAGTCCAATGGCTACAGTGCTCGATCCGAATGGGAAGATAACAACTACCTTAACATATGGCAAGCTACTTTCGCGCGCACAAAAGATTGCCCATGCTTTGtccacaaaaatatttagcaaGGGTCCTGAGCAAGTAACACTGAAGCCCGGCGATCGTGTTGCCCTGGTTTACCCTAATAATGACCCCTTAAG TTTCATTACAGCCTGGTATGGGTGTATGTTTCGGGGGTTAGTACCCCTTCCAATAGAATTGCCGCTGTCTAGCTCGGATACACCTCCGCAGCAAGTGGGATTCTTATTGAGTTCTTGTGGCATAACTGTAGCTCTTACCTCAGAAGCTTGCTTAAAAGGTCTTCCTAAATCAACCACCACGGGGGAAATAGCAAAATTAAAGGGCTGGCCACGCTTGCAGTGGTTTGTGACTGAGCATTTACCTAAGCCGCCCAAAGAATTCAACGTTGGCAATTTACGGGCCGATGATTCGGCTGCAGCTTATATAGAATACACGACAGATAAGGAAGGCAGTGTTATGG GAGTCACTGTTACTCGCGCAGCGATGATCAATCATTGCCGTGCTTTGACTATGGCCTGCCATTATACCGAAGGCGAAACAATTGTGTGTGTCTTGGACTTCAAGCGTGAAGTTGGATTATGGCATTCGGTCTTGACATCCGTTCTGAATGGTATGCACGTTATTTTCATACCCTACGCATTGATGAAATTGCGTCCGTCAAGCTGGATgcaattaataacaaaacacCGAGCTTCTTGTTGCTTGGTTAAGAGTCGTGATCTACATTGGGGACTACTCGCTACTAAAGATCATAAGGATATATCGCTTTCCTCTCTACGTATGTTGCTGGTAGCCGATGGAGCCAACCCCTGGTCGTTATCCTCATGTGACCAGTTCTTGAGTGTTTTTCAAGCTAAAGGATTACGCTCAGATGCAATTTGTCCATGTGCTAGTAGCTCTGAAGTATTTACTGTTTCCCTTCGGCGTCCTGGGCGAGGATCTTGTGGATTTAGTCCGTCAGCTACTGGACGTGGTGTGCTTTCAATGGCAGCACTATCACATGGAGTTGTACGCGTTGACAGTGAAGACTCATTAACATCACTCACCTTGCAGGACTGTGGTCAAGTTATGCCAGCAGCACAAATGGTAGTGGTTCGATCGGAAGGACCCCCTGTGCTGTGCAAAACCGATCAGGTCGGCGAAATATGCGTTACTAGCGGATCCACAAGCGCCAGCTATTTTGGTCTCGACGGAATGACAAATTCAACTTTCAAGGTTCAGCCTTTATTGGAAGAATTGGAACAACCAAAAGATGGAAATGGCACGGTGAACATTATTTCCAAACCAATTGGCGAAGACTTTTACGTTAGATCAGGCCTACTGGGCTTTCTTGGTCCGGGAGGGTTGGTCTTTGTGTGCGGGTCCCGCGATGGGCTGATGACCGTAACCGGTAGAAAGCACAATGCGGATGACATTATTGCCACAGTGTTAGCTGTGGAACCCATGCGGTTTATTTACCGAGGACGCATTGCTGTATTTAGCATTAAGGTTTTGCGCGACGAACGCGTGTGCGTAATTGCTGAGCAACGTCCGGACTGCTCAGAGGAAGAAAGTTTCCAATGGATGTCACGTGTTCTGCAAGCAGTAGACTCCATTCACCAAGTTGGAATTTACTGCCTGGCATTGGTTCCACCGAATCATTTGCCAAAGACTCCTCTTGGTGGCATACATTTATGCGAAGCACGACGAAGGTTCTTGGAGGGATCTCTCCACCCAGCGAATGTTTTAATGTGCCCACATACATGTGTTACCAATCTACCAAAGCCACGGGAGCTACATCAAG ACACGGGTGTAGGACCAGCCTCTGTGATGGTTGGAAATTTAGTTCAGGGCAATCGCCTTGCTGAAGCCCATGGACGGGATGTTGGCCTAGCAGAAGATTGCGAAAGAAAG CCACAACTGATAACAGGTGTGTTGCGTTGGCGAGCAAACACGTCCCCCGATCATATAATATTTACACTGCTAAACTCCAAGG GTGCCATCGCGAAAACACTGACATGCTCTGAGTTGCATAAGCGGGCAGAGAAAATAGCGGCATTGTTACAAGAACGAGGAAGAATTGAGCCAGGAGACCACGTTG CGCTTATATTTCCTCCAGGTCTCGATTTGCTGTGCGCATTTTATGGATGCCTATATTTGGGTGCAATACCAATTACCATTCGGCCTCCACAtccacaaaatttaaataccaCGTTACCCACTGTTCGGATGATTGTTGATGTCTCTAAAAGTGGCATTGTACTCTCCATACAGCCGATTATTAAGTTACTCAAATCTCGAGAGGCAGCAACCTCTATTGACCCAAAGACATGGCCTCCTATATTAGATATTGATGACAACCCGAAACGCAAATATGCGGGCATAGCCACGGTCTCCTTTGACTCTAGCGCCTATTTGGACTTTAGCGTATCAACTTGTGGACGTCTTAGCGGTGTTAACATCACGCATCG ATCTCTCTCTAGTCTGTGCGCCAGTTTAAAATTGGCTTGTGAGCTGTATCCTTCTCGACATGTTGCTTTATGTTTGGATCCGTACTGCGGCCTTGGATTTGTTATGTGGACTCTTATCGGAGTATATAGTGGCCACCATTCTATACTTATCGCGCCCTACGAGGTCGAAGCAAATCCCAGTTTATGGCTGTCAACTCTATCTCAACACCGCGTTCGCGACACGTTCTGTTCATATGGTGTAATAGAGTTATGCACAAAAGCTCTCAGCAATTCTATACCTTCCTTAAAGCAACGAAACATAGATTTGAGATGCGTACGGACGTGTGTCGTGGTGGCAGAAGAGCGTCCCAGAGTGCAACTGACCCAGCAGTTCTGCAAGCTCTTTCAAGCCCTTGGTCTGAATACGCGCTGCGTGTCAACTTCGTTTGGGTGTCGTGTAAATCCGGCCATCTGTGTCCAAGGGGCTAGTTCTGCAGAGAGTGCTCAAGTGTACGTAGATATGAGAGCATTGCGAAATAATCGTGTCGCTTTGGTGGAGCGTGGAGCGCCAAATTCGTTGTGTGTAATTGAATCAGGTAAACTTTTACCAGGCGTAAAAGTGATAATAGCAAATCCCGAAACCAAGGGCCACTGTGGCGACTCGCATTTGGGAGAAATCTGG GTTCAAGCTCCTCATAACGCAAATGGTTACTTTACAATTTATGGTGACGAAACTGACTACAATGATCACTTCAACGCGAAATTGGTAACTGGGGCCACCTCCGAGCTATATGCACGTACTGGATATTTAGGATTCTTACGCCGCACCGAATGCTCGCAATCAGCATCACTGCTTGACGAGACCACACCAAGTGTGGCAAGTCGCGATAGTGATACAGAATCTTTGAATTCGATAAGTCAATTGCAActaaatttttcaaatgtttccTTGGGTGGAAATTCCGAGCATAGCCTGGTAGGCGGCGCAAGCAATGCTGATCAAGAACTACACGACGCAGTGTATGTAGTCGGAGCTGTTGATGAAGTGATCTCTTTACGTGGCATGAACTATCACCCAATTGATATCGAAAATTCGGTAATGCGCTGTCACAAAAAAATTGCTGAGTG CGCCGTTTTCACCTGGACAAACCTATTAGTCGTTGTTGTCGAGTTGGACGGCAATGAATCAGAAGCTTTGGATTTGGTTCCCTTGGTCACAAACACAGTATTAGAAGATCATCAGCTTATAGTAGGCGTTGTAGTGGTTGTTGATCCAG GTGTGGTGCCTATTAATAGTCGGGGCGAAAAGCAACGGATGCATTTACGGGATGGTTTTCTAGCCGACCAACTGGATCCCATATACGTAGCATATAACATGTAA
- the LOC6734400 gene encoding disco-interacting protein 2 isoform X4 → MEHTASLPGYVREKLAELDLELSEGDITQKGYEKKRAKLLQPFLKKPEGDKVKSTPPPPYYNVKNANNSTNHGNINNDGVIVSSEGYSYVTEVPSLSSSQQRHSKKIDFHQPAAMSLSSTPQSGNAGAPGYENMRPQGGAVGDPGYQNTREPSAFQNQQSTNNSQHRQRRTQRKVTHNEKRYHSVRQEAVQQALAALKGRPKPSLPMPSKRTSVLNRSPGCNDELDSSTDDESIPEETISPDKEYNYPRDHISNSILPPEPIIKPPIRESSMGSQQHARPDVKQNQIPNQKYTAPNSAPERRPPQNLPPLPTSEPLSSDCPPIAYKRENDFSDKAFKQKQYNAPDITQFNNAHRAADRVTRYVNVSQNELNETDANGKWKVSAKIQQLLNTLKRPKRRPLPEFYEDNDIELEIAANTKDPNAPKPEGSTMTPVQGEQLSIPAGLPRTLECALQRYGTNSFKSPMATVLDPNGKITTTLTYGKLLSRAQKIAHALSTKIFSKGPEQVTLKPGDRVALVYPNNDPLSFITAWYGCMFRGLVPLPIELPLSSSDTPPQQVGFLLSSCGITVALTSEACLKGLPKSTTTGEIAKLKGWPRLQWFVTEHLPKPPKEFNVGNLRADDSAAAYIEYTTDKEGSVMGVTVTRAAMINHCRALTMACHYTEGETIVCVLDFKREVGLWHSVLTSVLNGMHVIFIPYALMKLRPSSWMQLITKHRASCCLVKSRDLHWGLLATKDHKDISLSSLRMLLVADGANPWSLSSCDQFLSVFQAKGLRSDAICPCASSSEVFTVSLRRPGRGSCGFSPSATGRGVLSMAALSHGVVRVDSEDSLTSLTLQDCGQVMPAAQMVVVRSEGPPVLCKTDQVGEICVTSGSTSASYFGLDGMTNSTFKVQPLLEELEQPKDGNGTVNIISKPIGEDFYVRSGLLGFLGPGGLVFVCGSRDGLMTVTGRKHNADDIIATVLAVEPMRFIYRGRIAVFSIKVLRDERVCVIAEQRPDCSEEESFQWMSRVLQAVDSIHQVGIYCLALVPPNHLPKTPLGGIHLCEARRRFLEGSLHPANVLMCPHTCVTNLPKPRELHQDTGVGPASVMVGNLVQGNRLAEAHGRDVGLAEDCERKPQLITGVLRWRANTSPDHIIFTLLNSKGAIAKTLTCSELHKRAEKIAALLQERGRIEPGDHVALIFPPGLDLLCAFYGCLYLGAIPITIRPPHPQNLNTTLPTVRMIVDVSKSGIVLSIQPIIKLLKSREAATSIDPKTWPPILDIDDNPKRKYAGIATVSFDSSAYLDFSVSTCGRLSGVNITHRSLSSLCASLKLACELYPSRHVALCLDPYCGLGFVMWTLIGVYSGHHSILIAPYEVEANPSLWLSTLSQHRVRDTFCSYGVIELCTKALSNSIPSLKQRNIDLRCVRTCVVVAEERPRVQLTQQFCKLFQALGLNTRCVSTSFGCRVNPAICVQGASSAESAQVYVDMRALRNNRVALVERGAPNSLCVIESGKLLPGVKVIIANPETKGHCGDSHLGEIWVQAPHNANGYFTIYGDETDYNDHFNAKLVTGATSELYARTGYLGFLRRTECSQSASLLDETTPSVASRDSDTESLNSISQLQLNFSNVSLGGNSEHSLVGGASNADQELHDAVYVVGAVDEVISLRGMNYHPIDIENSVMRCHKKIAECAVFTWTNLLVVVVELDGNESEALDLVPLVTNTVLEDHQLIVGVVVVVDPGVVPINSRGEKQRMHLRDGFLADQLDPIYVAYNM, encoded by the exons ATGGAGCACACTGCCTCGCTGCCTGGCTACGTCCGCGAGAAGCTCGCCGAACTGGACTTAGAGCTGTCGGAAG GTGACATTACGCAGAAAGGCTACGAAAAGAAGAGGGCGAAGCTGTTGCAGCCGTTCCTTAAAAAGCCAGAAG GCGACAAAGTGAAAAGTACGCCGCCACCGCCATACTACAACGTTAAAAATGCCAACAACAGCACCAACCACGGAAACATCAATAACGACGGCGTCATTGTGTCCAGCGAGGGCTACAGCTATGTGACTGAAGTGCCCTCCCTCTCCTCCTCGCAGCAAAGACATTCCAAAAAAATCGACTTCCATCAGCCAGCCGCCATGAGCTTGTCATCGACACCTCAGAGCGGAAATGCTGGGGCTCCCGGCTACGAAAATATGCGACCGCAGGGTGGAGCAGTCGGCGATCCCGGGTATCAGAACACTCGCGAGCCAAGTGCTTTTCAGAACCAACAGTCAACTAATAATAGTCAGCATCGTCAACGACGCACACAGCGCAAAGTAACGCACAATGAGAAGCGTTATCATTCTG TACGACAAGAGGCTGTGCAACAGGCCCTTGCAGCTCTCAAGGGACGACCAAAACCCAGCCTTCCAATGCCATCGAAGCGCACATCTGTATTAAACCGAAGCCCTGGGTGCAATGATGAGCTGGACTCATCGACGGATGACGAATCCATACCCGAGGAGACAATTTCCCCCGACAAGGAGTACAATTATCCGCGGGATCATATAAGCAATAGCATACTGCCACCAGAACCGATAATTAAACCTCCAATTCGTGAATCATCGATGGGTTCACAGCAGCATGCGAGGCCAGACGTAAAACAGAACCAAATTCCAAATCAGAAGTATACGGCACCGAATAGCGCTCCAGAAAGGCGACCACCGCAAAACTTACCTCCACTT CCAACTTCAGAACCTTTAAGTTCGGACTGTCCGCCGATTGCATACAAGCGAGAGAATGACTTTTCGGACAAAgcgtttaaacaaaaacaat ACAACGCTCCCGACATCACACAGTTTAATAATGCTCATCGTGCTGCGGATCGAGTGACTCGATATGTTAATGTTTCTCAAAATGAACTGAACGAGACAGATGCCaatggaaagtggaaagtatCGGCTAAGATTCAGCAACTGCTTAACACCCTTAAAAGACCTAAGCGTCGCCCACTACCGGAGTTCTATGAGGATAACGACATTGAACTGGAGATTGCTGCCAATACGAAGGATCCCAATGCTCCCAAACCGGAGGGCAGCACAATGACTCCTGTGCAAGGCGAGCAGCTATCCATACCTGCAGGACTTCCAAGAACGCTCGAATGCGCACTCCAACGATATGGCACAAACTCGTTTAAAAGTCCAATGGCTACAGTGCTCGATCCGAATGGGAAGATAACAACTACCTTAACATATGGCAAGCTACTTTCGCGCGCACAAAAGATTGCCCATGCTTTGtccacaaaaatatttagcaaGGGTCCTGAGCAAGTAACACTGAAGCCCGGCGATCGTGTTGCCCTGGTTTACCCTAATAATGACCCCTTAAG TTTCATTACAGCCTGGTATGGGTGTATGTTTCGGGGGTTAGTACCCCTTCCAATAGAATTGCCGCTGTCTAGCTCGGATACACCTCCGCAGCAAGTGGGATTCTTATTGAGTTCTTGTGGCATAACTGTAGCTCTTACCTCAGAAGCTTGCTTAAAAGGTCTTCCTAAATCAACCACCACGGGGGAAATAGCAAAATTAAAGGGCTGGCCACGCTTGCAGTGGTTTGTGACTGAGCATTTACCTAAGCCGCCCAAAGAATTCAACGTTGGCAATTTACGGGCCGATGATTCGGCTGCAGCTTATATAGAATACACGACAGATAAGGAAGGCAGTGTTATGG GAGTCACTGTTACTCGCGCAGCGATGATCAATCATTGCCGTGCTTTGACTATGGCCTGCCATTATACCGAAGGCGAAACAATTGTGTGTGTCTTGGACTTCAAGCGTGAAGTTGGATTATGGCATTCGGTCTTGACATCCGTTCTGAATGGTATGCACGTTATTTTCATACCCTACGCATTGATGAAATTGCGTCCGTCAAGCTGGATgcaattaataacaaaacacCGAGCTTCTTGTTGCTTGGTTAAGAGTCGTGATCTACATTGGGGACTACTCGCTACTAAAGATCATAAGGATATATCGCTTTCCTCTCTACGTATGTTGCTGGTAGCCGATGGAGCCAACCCCTGGTCGTTATCCTCATGTGACCAGTTCTTGAGTGTTTTTCAAGCTAAAGGATTACGCTCAGATGCAATTTGTCCATGTGCTAGTAGCTCTGAAGTATTTACTGTTTCCCTTCGGCGTCCTGGGCGAGGATCTTGTGGATTTAGTCCGTCAGCTACTGGACGTGGTGTGCTTTCAATGGCAGCACTATCACATGGAGTTGTACGCGTTGACAGTGAAGACTCATTAACATCACTCACCTTGCAGGACTGTGGTCAAGTTATGCCAGCAGCACAAATGGTAGTGGTTCGATCGGAAGGACCCCCTGTGCTGTGCAAAACCGATCAGGTCGGCGAAATATGCGTTACTAGCGGATCCACAAGCGCCAGCTATTTTGGTCTCGACGGAATGACAAATTCAACTTTCAAGGTTCAGCCTTTATTGGAAGAATTGGAACAACCAAAAGATGGAAATGGCACGGTGAACATTATTTCCAAACCAATTGGCGAAGACTTTTACGTTAGATCAGGCCTACTGGGCTTTCTTGGTCCGGGAGGGTTGGTCTTTGTGTGCGGGTCCCGCGATGGGCTGATGACCGTAACCGGTAGAAAGCACAATGCGGATGACATTATTGCCACAGTGTTAGCTGTGGAACCCATGCGGTTTATTTACCGAGGACGCATTGCTGTATTTAGCATTAAGGTTTTGCGCGACGAACGCGTGTGCGTAATTGCTGAGCAACGTCCGGACTGCTCAGAGGAAGAAAGTTTCCAATGGATGTCACGTGTTCTGCAAGCAGTAGACTCCATTCACCAAGTTGGAATTTACTGCCTGGCATTGGTTCCACCGAATCATTTGCCAAAGACTCCTCTTGGTGGCATACATTTATGCGAAGCACGACGAAGGTTCTTGGAGGGATCTCTCCACCCAGCGAATGTTTTAATGTGCCCACATACATGTGTTACCAATCTACCAAAGCCACGGGAGCTACATCAAG ACACGGGTGTAGGACCAGCCTCTGTGATGGTTGGAAATTTAGTTCAGGGCAATCGCCTTGCTGAAGCCCATGGACGGGATGTTGGCCTAGCAGAAGATTGCGAAAGAAAG CCACAACTGATAACAGGTGTGTTGCGTTGGCGAGCAAACACGTCCCCCGATCATATAATATTTACACTGCTAAACTCCAAGG GTGCCATCGCGAAAACACTGACATGCTCTGAGTTGCATAAGCGGGCAGAGAAAATAGCGGCATTGTTACAAGAACGAGGAAGAATTGAGCCAGGAGACCACGTTG CGCTTATATTTCCTCCAGGTCTCGATTTGCTGTGCGCATTTTATGGATGCCTATATTTGGGTGCAATACCAATTACCATTCGGCCTCCACAtccacaaaatttaaataccaCGTTACCCACTGTTCGGATGATTGTTGATGTCTCTAAAAGTGGCATTGTACTCTCCATACAGCCGATTATTAAGTTACTCAAATCTCGAGAGGCAGCAACCTCTATTGACCCAAAGACATGGCCTCCTATATTAGATATTGATGACAACCCGAAACGCAAATATGCGGGCATAGCCACGGTCTCCTTTGACTCTAGCGCCTATTTGGACTTTAGCGTATCAACTTGTGGACGTCTTAGCGGTGTTAACATCACGCATCG ATCTCTCTCTAGTCTGTGCGCCAGTTTAAAATTGGCTTGTGAGCTGTATCCTTCTCGACATGTTGCTTTATGTTTGGATCCGTACTGCGGCCTTGGATTTGTTATGTGGACTCTTATCGGAGTATATAGTGGCCACCATTCTATACTTATCGCGCCCTACGAGGTCGAAGCAAATCCCAGTTTATGGCTGTCAACTCTATCTCAACACCGCGTTCGCGACACGTTCTGTTCATATGGTGTAATAGAGTTATGCACAAAAGCTCTCAGCAATTCTATACCTTCCTTAAAGCAACGAAACATAGATTTGAGATGCGTACGGACGTGTGTCGTGGTGGCAGAAGAGCGTCCCAGAGTGCAACTGACCCAGCAGTTCTGCAAGCTCTTTCAAGCCCTTGGTCTGAATACGCGCTGCGTGTCAACTTCGTTTGGGTGTCGTGTAAATCCGGCCATCTGTGTCCAAGGGGCTAGTTCTGCAGAGAGTGCTCAAGTGTACGTAGATATGAGAGCATTGCGAAATAATCGTGTCGCTTTGGTGGAGCGTGGAGCGCCAAATTCGTTGTGTGTAATTGAATCAGGTAAACTTTTACCAGGCGTAAAAGTGATAATAGCAAATCCCGAAACCAAGGGCCACTGTGGCGACTCGCATTTGGGAGAAATCTGG GTTCAAGCTCCTCATAACGCAAATGGTTACTTTACAATTTATGGTGACGAAACTGACTACAATGATCACTTCAACGCGAAATTGGTAACTGGGGCCACCTCCGAGCTATATGCACGTACTGGATATTTAGGATTCTTACGCCGCACCGAATGCTCGCAATCAGCATCACTGCTTGACGAGACCACACCAAGTGTGGCAAGTCGCGATAGTGATACAGAATCTTTGAATTCGATAAGTCAATTGCAActaaatttttcaaatgtttccTTGGGTGGAAATTCCGAGCATAGCCTGGTAGGCGGCGCAAGCAATGCTGATCAAGAACTACACGACGCAGTGTATGTAGTCGGAGCTGTTGATGAAGTGATCTCTTTACGTGGCATGAACTATCACCCAATTGATATCGAAAATTCGGTAATGCGCTGTCACAAAAAAATTGCTGAGTG CGCCGTTTTCACCTGGACAAACCTATTAGTCGTTGTTGTCGAGTTGGACGGCAATGAATCAGAAGCTTTGGATTTGGTTCCCTTGGTCACAAACACAGTATTAGAAGATCATCAGCTTATAGTAGGCGTTGTAGTGGTTGTTGATCCAG GTGTGGTGCCTATTAATAGTCGGGGCGAAAAGCAACGGATGCATTTACGGGATGGTTTTCTAGCCGACCAACTGGATCCCATATACGTAGCATATAACATGTAA